Within Anopheles nili chromosome 3, idAnoNiliSN_F5_01, whole genome shotgun sequence, the genomic segment AATCTCCGACGCTATTCGTTGCGCTTGTAGCAGCCTACCGACGTTCCGTACCTCCAGCTCACCGTCGGAAGGCAAATCGGCTTTACGCCGGCGTTGATAGGATTGTGCTTCAGTTTCATCATCGAAGGCAACGTCGTCGGTAACCTCCAAATCAACGACATCCTTTTGTGGCTCCAAGGGTAACATGCTGGTTAAGTTACCCAACGCTGTACGATGGTTTGCCTCCAACGTTTTGGAAACGCAGCTAAGAATTTGATTCGTGTAACTGCTCAACAGTACCGGAACGTTTCCAATTATTCCCGCGGCTAGTGCGCGTAGCATCATCGACGCATTATCCACAACATCAATGTTAAGAAGACTCGTCAGCTCTGATCCTTGGTTGGCTAGGACCCCCCAGGAAGACGTATTATCTTCTGAAACGACTAATAGACATTGTGCCACAGCAATCGCTAGAAGAAACAATACATTGTTTTAGTAACAGTGTGCTTGCATTTTCGAGTTCAGTGTCGCTCTTACCTATCTCCAATCCATAGACACTATGATTCAGAAAAGATACAAACGGTACCAACAACTGGGATTGATTGAACGCATTGAGCGCATCGGAAGTACTTTCGCATAGGTTCCAAAGCAGATTGACACCCTGTAGAAACGTGTCCGAATGCTCGTCCATTTGATCTTGCAAGTTCTTATCGAATGTGGGAGTCCATGACCCGTTGCTGGGGTAGCGGTTCAATAGTGCCAACAGTGGCGTTAGAACGTCCTGATCTACCATAAATTCGCTTAACTCCACGCTTATCACCGACAGATTGCGCAGGGCACCGGCTGTGGCGTGACGTACACTCGGGTCTGGATCCACCAGCAAAGAGGAAGCTATCCGGATGACGTTGCTGTCCACCAATTCACTCATATTAATCTCACCCTGGCAGATCGTAGCCAGGGATTGCAACCCGCATATTTTTTCCTCGGTAACGACCGCTTCCAGCTGCTCGACGATCGCTTCGATGGGCGTACCGGATTTCGCACTTCCAGCAAGCCCTTGATCGATTAGCTCGTTTACATCCACCAACccggttgggtttgttttgtgtcgaTGGAACTTTACCTTCCTAGCTTTCCCCATCGCACAGCTTTTTAACTAAATCACGAATGCAATCAACGGCTAAATACGTTGCAGGAGGTATCGTGTATGAATACAAAACAACCGCACGTGTTTTGCTCAGCTGTCAACCATGCACTAGTTGAAGGCGTTTATACTGCCTAGCTCAAAAGTTTACCCCACAGGAACAATTTTCCGGAGTAAACGTGCTTTCAGACGGTGTAAAATTacgatgattttatttaaagaTTTGTCCGTTAGGGCTTTGTAAAAAAATCGGATACATCGGAAAAATCTTTTTGATTTTCACAGTTAAAATTGAGCAAGGTCGTTCTACTGAGTGTAAAAATACAACGTTTTGTGTACATGCTCAGAAATAACTCACTTTAGTTTTTCATATTATTGTTAGCATCCATATGGTAACATTATACTATTATTTCGTAAAAACAGAATCCAAGATGCTTCTATTGCAGGCGTTCTTTTATTAACAATCTTTCAACGGATTCTACCATAACACTCCATTATATTGCAAGTCAATGCAGTCCTTATTAACTGGTACAATAACTTTCGACAACAAGGAATAATGTTTTCTAAACGATGGAAGCATGATACACGTTACTTGCATGATTTCTTTCTCCATACCAGACACATGTATTGAGAAAAAGATCGTTCATCGATCATCGGAGCACTACTTGTTTTATGTTAACTTATCGactgttttagttttttctcgATGCTTTTCCTCCAAGGCTATAATTTGTATTAGACGGTATTATGATACTTTTTACTAGCTGTAATATATTTCAGTAACACGTTTTTGCTTATTGCAAGTAACCCCAGTTTTATAACATTCAACAATACTATACTCGCCAGTTGTTTTGTACGTGCAGgctaattcatttttttttctttaatttgaATTGTAAAATATGTTCGGCTCGTTTTCTGATcgttaaattgtttttaacaTTCTACAAAGTTTTCACAAATTACATTCATTGCACATTTAACGTTTGCCCTTGCTGTATATTCTTGATAACGCTTGTCCTCTTAAAACGCCTATTTTCGTATGTAGTAATTCTCTCGTAGAACTATGCAAATAATCAAGTATTTGATAGAGCTACTGCTTTTGATATTGCTTTTCGATTATTCATCTTGCCCTGCCATACAACGTATGATGCTGATTTTCTCAAAGagaatcaaaaacaaaaccatttaTCTGATTTTCTCGGTTCTCGGTACGGTAGCCCATATCACTGGCGAAAATGGTAGACGCTTAAATTGAGGATTTCCTGTGGCTGTTCTGTGGTCAGTACGTTGCCTACGCTGCTAGTGTCGGTCAAATGAATCTAATTTAAAACACAATTTCCATAAGCGAACCTCGAACGGTGCGTTAACTCGCTTTGGCACTACCCGGGTCGGTCACAGATCGACCAGTTCGAGTCATGTACACTTTAATGCTGTTGTCTTGGTCATCAACTCAACCGGTTAAAATCAAATACGGGGCTACGCGAGGTAGCAGCTTTTAGCAGCTACCGACTTCACGGAGCTGACGGTTGCCAAGCTCCAACGGTGGACGGAAGTTGTTAATGACTTTGCCGTACTCGAACTGCTTGTTGAGCGTCTCGTCGCAGGGACACTCTTCGCCGGCATCGTAGCAACGCATCTCACGGAACAGCTCCAACTGCTCGTGCGATACTTCGATCGGTTCCTTGAACAGGATCCATGTGACGGACTCGGAGCACGGTGGGGTTGTCAGCGATCCTAGATATGTCCAGTAAGCTTTGCCAGCCGGTAGCAACCGAGCAGGGTCAAGCGGTTTGTTCAACGTTACCTGGGGGAGAAACAATcaagggaaataaattattaaaaactgCACCTAACGATCCAACCAACACGTTATCTGTAGTAAGGCTAGCGTTTAATGCAGCACTCAATATGTAATTAAAGCCCATGTAATATCATTTCAGATTGTGTTTTCAATATCATTGTACAATCAAGGGATTGTAATTTTGTATCGGTTCAACCGAATCAATCAAAGCCGAATGAAAAGTACGATCAATGAAGCAGAACAAGCACGTAGCTGCTGAGCTTTGCAGCGGTTTGATGCACTTTTTCCCATACGCAATCGCAAGAGCACAATGATCTCGCGATCACCACTATACGGCAGATCACAACACAATCTCACATACACATCAGACTGGTTGACGCTGGAGCGTCTCGTCTGATTCAAAACTGTTCTCCAACGAGTTCATGGACAGTCATATGACGTGCCGTGAAGTGCGGCCAGTGAATTATAAGGAACAAATTGAAACAACGTTAGCCTAGGCGCAGTGAACGCgcttgcatttatttattgtatttttttttgcagcacacAAATATCTCACCCCGTGCTCGATTCACTGGTCGAGATCCGAACCAATCTCGTTTTCCGCTTGAAGGTTACCATTGAGGACGGAATAATCAGCCACGGCCCCCAGATGGGGAGATGGATAACAGCGGTCGTTTGAATCGAAACGGTTGTTGGCGATATCATTGCACGAGAGTTTTTATGGAAATTTGCAATGTAGGATAGTTTTTTGCAATGTAGGAAAATGTGGCATAATATTTCGAGGGAATTTTCTACTTATAGGCACAAACCAAAGCCAGTAGCAGagtattttaaattcaatttaagcCTCACAGTGCCTAACATAACCGGATTCGAGTTGCTGCAAACAATTAATGAAACGTGGATTAAGAATATATCTTAAACCTTTTTCACATTGACGCAGCATTGTTTAACAACACTTGAACAAACACACCTGAAGTTTATTATCTGCTTGTAAACAGCTTACTTGCTCCAGCGCCCCATCTGATGGGGGCGCATTCTCCCAGGCATTCATGTCATGCTGGCCTACGCGAATTGCCTCTGCCACTTGACCGATCGCTCACAATCAAGCCATGTGTGATTCAcggaaccccttttttcccgaacCGTCTGCCGGACACAGTTCGAATAATAAAATGACCCCTTGAAGGAGAACAACATGGAAAACATAACCTGTCCATCACACCAAAGGGCCATGTGGTGAACCGTAGTAGTACAATTGTTTGTTTACTAGTCGCTTATCGCACGTGAAACAACTAGCTTCCCTGTCCTGTGGAAGTTTgcgtagaaaaaaagggaacccatCGGTGGGTGAATATTCAAGTGCATAGTTTTTAGCTTAATTGAGCTGACGCGTCTCGTTGTCTATGCCGACGGAAGGGACACCTTCGGTTTGTCGCGAGGCGTTCGATTGAGTTATTACAACCAGGCGGCAGGACAATATTGTGTGGTATGTCTGCCTTCCCTCCGGCGAAAACCAATTGAACTAAAATGCCTCATCGTGCCATCGTCTTTTGCGGGTTACGATCAGCTAGAACCACTCCCCGGACGTAGCCTGATTGCGATGGTTGGATTACatttgttgaaattgaatCACGTAACGTCGCCATTAATGCAGTGCGAATACTTTATTCCACGTTCCTCCGTTTGACACATTGCACACAGAGGAGGGCTGAATGCATTTGACGTCCCCTGCCCACGATTGAATTGAGAATTCCAATGGAAGTTAGAAGCGCTACCGTTGCAGTACTTACACGATCGCCCTTGTGAGTGATGAACGGAAGTAGACGCGCGATGATGTCCAGCTCTGGATGCGGCTTGCCGACCTGTGAATGTGAAAAATGGATACTTTATCAATGCAAATGGCCTACGCATTGCTATTGTGTTACATTCCGGACTTGATTTTTTCGCAACCTAGGAATaccatttgcatacatttctCGTCGAGAAAACCTGCCACTCTAGGAATTGTTGGAAGGCCTATTCTGCAAACTATGCAAACAATCGTTTACCCATCGTCAGCGGAAGAAGTCGCGGAATATTAATCTGCGGTATCCGGCGTATGCTAATCAACCGATAACATTCAACCGATCAATGTCATATAAGAatattgctttaaaaaaagaCATGGTCAAAGTTGATTGTCTTGCATATACTTTTATCAAGAAACCCCATGAGTTCCTGAGGAATATCACACACATGTATCagtttgtgtgcttttatatgaatttttgcttcaaaacaTTACCACCCGGATTTATCAAATGCCATAGAAGCATGGTATATAAGCTACACACTCTATACGAAGAATTCTAGCTTCTTACAGGGCCACTATGGCTGCCATACTAATAACATTCAGTTGGAATGGATAATCTTATTAATAGGTACATTTTTGAAAAGCCATTTACGTCACACCTCAATTTGCATTTGAGCTGCCGATCGAAATGATCGTAGACATCGCCCTTCATGTATTGCCGCCGCTTGTCACTATTGATCTCGTGATTCTCCACGTGACTTCAACCTTTACTAAGCTAGGGCACAGTTCAGTCACGTACTACGAAAACAGATCCGTTTATGATTTCTCCACCGAACAGATCTTGATTGGCTACAAGGTGAGGAGTAATCACCGTACAAAGTTTCCCTCATTTCGTCCGACACGCCACGCTAATTGTGCTAAGGGCACGCGTACCACTTGCAAAACGGTTAGTGTTACGATCGTTCATAATTGAAATGGGTCTCATGACCGGACTGAGCTTAGAACAATCCTATACAAGCGCCGGCTCTGTAGTAGGCATTAAACATGGAAATAGCTATTTGAAGCGAAGGAAATTGAACAAGAAACTCGCTGAGAAATCTTACTATCTCACGTCGGTATAcgaatcgatttttttctagccttttttttctattacataAACCTTGAAGCCCCGACGGTAGCAACAATTGGATTAGTTCATTCAAAACACATTTTGCCTGCTGGTTTTCCCTACCATGTGAAGGTtgttcaatcgatcgataaagAAAACTAACTACACCTAAATCGGTACACATTTTCGACTTGCTTATTGCCAAGTTCTGCGACACCTTTTCCAGTATTGAATGGTTCACTTAAATATGCCCATTTGAACTATAACTGTCTTATCAGTAGTTTCTATTTAAAGCAGGGGTTTCCTTACGTGATCTGGCCTATTTCAGATTTTGCATTGTTGAAATGAAGCAAGAGCTAAATGAATTCTAATGCTTGATCTTGACCAGCGGGATCCGAAACCGCATCAGAGTAGAGTACTTCACCCAATACATCGTCTAGCGCAATTTTGCATCCAACCGCATGTTTATACTACTTTGAGACATTTTCGCACATATTCTTGGACCCCATACATACCTTCAAAAGGACGCCTAATACCGCCAAACCATCCGGATGGCCAGCAGCCTCCGCGAAGCTCTTGTACTTGCTCTGGTTCCAGTGGACGAGATGAAGCTCTCCAGCGAACGATTCTCCATCGACGGTGTGCTCGGAACCGCGCGAATCCGAACATCCCCAGTGGCAGTGGAACTGCTCCAGGATAAACTTTTCATTCTGCAGCGGCCCTCCGGTCAGCAGCGATCCTTTTCCATTCACATCAACCCTCCAGCAATAGCCAGGATTAACCAGGCTGCGCGTGTTTTCCGGCACGTACGTCCAGCGTAGTGGATTCTCCTGCAGATCGCCCGAGTGCTGGGTTTTGGAGGTTACGATATCGACCGGTGATTGACGTTGGCCGCGGGCTTGCGGGAACATTTCAGCCCATTTTTGCGGTCCTACGTGAGGCAAGTAGAGAAACGTGTATACCAAGTTTAATAAGTGCACTGCTCTTGGAAAATATGGTGATGGTGAGTTTAACGTGCATTCGTCGATTATTTATTAATCAGGTCATTTGTCATGCTCACGGAGCGGTTTTCTCATCAACCATTGATGTTAATGATACATGAGCAAGGATAATTTTGTGTCCATCGACATATAAGCGTGATAAAAGCAATAAACTTGCAACGTATAACGAACTTTCCAATTATATTTAAGTGAAATTTCGTTCAACCGGCTCGTTGCTAATTGGTGACAAATATAAGCAAATGCAATCGATCCGAAGCCTCCATCACGATTGTGTATTTCTAAGAAAAAGAGTCAATATCTCAACCGCAAGACGGGGACCGTTTCGGAAACTAATCGAACCCGCCTAATGCATGTCATCCGTGAGCAATTAAGTGCAACCGATCACGACGCATCCAGAGAAGCAGAAAATCGCTGACCAATCTAAATCCACACCCAAAGTCGTGACTaatgggggaggaaaaatgacAATGAATTACTTCGCTTGCGGAGACACTACGCCTGCCCGGGCTCCTGGAAgctgtgttgcttttttgtctttctaaCGACCACTTGATTGGCCTTAATTCGAGTAAAAGTCGTCGTCTCGGGCACGCCGTCTTCGAGGAAGAGATAAATTTGCCGACACTTAGCAACGTACTGCTACTAAAGAGCAGCCTCTTCAAGGCTAACAGCTTCATGTGGCGCATGATTGACGCTATAAAGCATGATAAAAAGGGTACGTAGTGATAATTTCCGTTTCGCGCCATGCATAATGGTTGCTTCCACTTCCTAGCAGCTCATAGAATCACATGCAATTTCATAGACATTCATTTCGCCTGGGCCATAAACCCAGCCTGCAGGATTTACTTAGAGCTCATATCTCTCGTTAGCTCGTTTGATTTACTGTCTTATTTTTtggctatttatttatttacattttcaagcaaaaaaaaacgcaacaacctTCAAATGATCTCTGGGCCATGCAGTGATGCCATTTTCTCAGTCCCAGTTTGTagggtgcttgttttttgttccttttcagaggtgatgaaaatgttttgatcATCTGTCGCTCAGCGGCATGATTAATCTTTCTTCACGGGTTCGCAAGCGATATTGAGGTATTTCAACGTTCATCGAtgcgagcaaaagaaaaaaacaacgatttCTGTTTGTCTATCCAGGAGCTGACGTCAATCAAACGCCGTGATGTCGAAGTACTCGGCAAGATGGGGAACGCAAGTGGGCCACTTGCGACACCTCACAATGGCTTTGGTGAAACTTCATCGAGCTGAATGATGTCAGAAAGGAGTAATTGGTGCTTAAAAGTTTACCCCGTTAAATTACCAATTTAAGGAGAAGTGTTCGTGACAATAAATATCAAGATCGTATTCAGGCAATTTATTCTCCCGCTCATGTGACCGTTAAAGGCGACTGATGAAACAATAACGGTTTGAAACGATGGTCGTATTTTTATTAGTAGCTCAAACCTGTTGAGTAGATTAGACGCACCATATCTGAGGCCATACTCAAATTGGAGGGTTGCCCAGGTCTAATTGACCAGTGGCTTTATTCGTTGCTAGCGGAGCtgtaaataatattttgcaataaTCTCTGTACACTTCAAAACCGTGCTTCATGATAATCGCGCTATCGACCAAATCCCCGGCACGCTCCTGACTCACTTCTCTCGTCTACTGCTCAACAATAATAGTTGTTTTCTCCTACTTCTCGGCAGCATTCTTATCACATGCCCTCGCGCACAGTATCGCAAATGTCACAAGACCTTTGAGGTGGCCATAGTCATCACAGACCATGGTCGTTGGCGTGATGTGTGAGAGGATCGTAACAAGCGTGTAATTTTGTACCGCGTCTATCTAGTAATTTTCGCCCATCAAACATATTGTACATCGAGCTGCGGTAGGGGTTgccttactttttttttctgctcaaaATTGATCAATTTGGTAGCGAACgtggtggggtgaaaaaaaaattataaaacatcCCAGAACGAGTCACTGAGTTTATCATTGCTTTGCTACTTGGCAGATAACAATCAATTTTGGAGCGCAGCGTTTGTCATCAACATAACGCAGGCAAAGACCAAacaggaaataattttatagATAAAAtcttgttttcatttgttggAAGATAACTGAAaaattctaaaaaaaagtacacttCCAGATAACAGAGTATATCACCTTATCTAGCATTGTAAAACATTTTCCGGAAGAAACAATGTAAATGccttatatttttaaatatttcaaagtGATGCTCATTTTAGTTTAATATAATCAATTTTTAACTAAAAAACATTCGAATGGTTAACGGACGCAGATGAATCAACAAGCTGGTAGCAGAACAAAAACGGCAAAAGAGTCTATCACTTATCATAATTAAAAGTTCACCACGACGAGCGACCTTCCACAATatgcgatcgacgatcgttcGTCTACGCGATCGTTCAGTGACTCGCCACCATCACCGGAATGATTCCGACTCCGTACGATATCTCCCGCCTGCAAATCCCCGCCAAAGTACCCCTTTCAACGCGTTTCACGGAAAGCACGTGCTGCAAAGTGTGCTGCTGTAATTCAACGCGCCGCCAGGGAACCGGGGTGGTTCCAGTCGAAAGCACAAAAAGCCCCCACACACCTAAAACCGCCTTACACAGCGCTCATGGTGGCTCATGGAATTCCTTATCACGTGACCGAACGCGACAAACCGGTCGCCCATTGGGGATGTTAGAGACGAACCGAACAATGGTTGCACGGGGGTGGATTTTACGCGAACCGGTTTGAGCCTCCTTTCGCGCATCTCACCAGCGATCACTTCGCCACGGTGATCTTTCCCTCTCTCGCCTCCTTGTTTCCCTCTCTCGCCTTTGCCAAGCGTAACCTTTTGCATCCTGTGAAACGGACGCGCTGCCATCGatcgtttttgtttatgtttatttctttcctcTGTTTCACACACGCCTTCGGGCtttgggtgggggttttgAAGATCGCTCACGCACACCACGGTGGGCTGGCTCATTTGCAGCATCCGATGGAGCAGCCCCACGAACACTGCTGTACGTGGAAGAATTGGC encodes:
- the LOC128726168 gene encoding HEAT repeat-containing protein 3, giving the protein MGKARKVKFHRHKTNPTGLVDVNELIDQGLAGSAKSGTPIEAIVEQLEAVVTEEKICGLQSLATICQGEINMSELVDSNVIRIASSLLVDPDPSVRHATAGALRNLSVISVELSEFMVDQDVLTPLLALLNRYPSNGSWTPTFDKNLQDQMDEHSDTFLQGVNLLWNLCESTSDALNAFNQSQLLVPFVSFLNHSVYGLEIAIAVAQCLLVVSEDNTSSWGVLANQGSELTSLLNIDVVDNASMMLRALAAGIIGNVPVLLSSYTNQILSCVSKTLEANHRTALGNLTSMLPLEPQKDVVDLEVTDDVAFDDETEAQSYQRRRKADLPSDGELEVRNVGRLLQAQRIASEILTNICSSEDDWQSEGNNDANGDSDAESVYDYDTANELNGSVENTEKISVEILEAIKSLALVEKLWQKAQPLAENVYQILVESEKGTLKKLDALRTSAMLCLHNLCNNITTEDLGGPSALYNVWIDLGQQVFQGQRNLKLLEASTSLMRAALEHLRKSPELFRQMTDNDLQLMLSGVVGCEDAEIRANWLRMLGILGCLLPEPLVKLIIDFVLNTCANEADVWVLAEALDAMMDIFADNDWHAIMYELGMVAKCKQLDRVIREKMKRDKRQLGDRFPAVSTVRTNLGRFCKYLEMELKDYKPQMES
- the LOC128727138 gene encoding carbonic anhydrase — protein: MSVTWGYTQLNGPQKWAEMFPQARGQRQSPVDIVTSKTQHSGDLQENPLRWTYVPENTRSLVNPGYCWRVDVNGKGSLLTGGPLQNEKFILEQFHCHWGCSDSRGSEHTVDGESFAGELHLVHWNQSKYKSFAEAAGHPDGLAVLGVLLKVGKPHPELDIIARLLPFITHKGDRVTLNKPLDPARLLPAGKAYWTYLGSLTTPPCSESVTWILFKEPIEVSHEQLELFREMRCYDAGEECPCDETLNKQFEYGKVINNFRPPLELGNRQLREVGSC